Proteins encoded within one genomic window of Argiope bruennichi chromosome 7, qqArgBrue1.1, whole genome shotgun sequence:
- the LOC129976028 gene encoding exosome complex component RRP40-like, with product MEVGKVVMPGDVLLDISTLQDSNEKIIFGPGMRREDNKIIAIKCGVLKKNSSKVYYIDNHQMRYVPNRGENVIGIVLKKGADEAVVDIGSSEPAIVDLLSFEGSTKRNKPALKIGDVLYAKILTACKDMEPELVCVNSYGKSVGFGVVPEGGYVLNVSLEYCRRLLLPDSLILKRLGNTIPYEIAIGVNGRIWVRSTTVDKTLLVVQALSVLEYATANEIDMMCDQISSAPVT from the exons ATGGAAGTTGGAAAAGTGGTGATGCCTGGCGATGTTCTGCTCGACATTTCAACTTTGCAGGATTCAAATGAAAAGATCATTTTTGGTCCTGGCATGAGAAGAGAAGACAAtaaaattattgctataaaatgtggtgttttgaaaaagaattcatcAAAAGTTTATTACATTGATAATCATCAAATGAGg TATGTACCAAATCGGGGAGAAAATGTAATTGGAATTGTCTTAAAGAAAGGGGCCGATGAAGCAGTTGTTGACATTGGAAGCAGTGAACCAGCTATTGTAGACCTCCTCAGCTTTGAAGGTTccacaaaaagaaataaaccagCACTGAAG ATTGGGGATGTTCTATATGCAAAGATTTTGACCGCCTGTAAAGACATGGAGCCTGAACTTGTCTGTGTCAATAGTTATGGAAAGAGTGTTGGCTTTGGAGTTGTTCCAGAAGGTGGTTatgtattaaatgtttctttggaATATTGTAGAAG gtTACTTTTGCCTGATTCCCTAATACTAAAAAGACTAGGGAATACCATACCATATGAAATTGCCATTGGTGTAAATGGAAGAATATGGGTTAGATCTACAACAGTTGACAAGACACTACTTGTGGTTCAAGCTTTATCAGTACTGGAATATGCAACTGCTAATGAAATAGATATGATGTGTGATCAGATATCATCTGCTCCtgttacataa